In Tessaracoccus flavus, the following are encoded in one genomic region:
- a CDS encoding PspA/IM30 family protein encodes MASIFERIALVFKSKANKTLDKYEDPRETLDYSYQKQLELLQNVRRGVADVATSRKRVELQASKLNSEVERLQSAAQRALESNREDLAREALTRKAGLQTQLDDLQTQHAQLQGEEEKLVRASSRLQAKVDAFRTRKETIKATYSAAEAQTRINEAFTGISEEMSDVGLAIQRAEDKTLQLQARASAVDELLASGALEDPTGTVKDDITRELDMLAADSTVESELAAMKAQLTGGPAARPEIESAPAAQESGDTQGRQA; translated from the coding sequence GTGGCCAGCATTTTTGAACGCATCGCCTTGGTCTTCAAGTCGAAGGCGAACAAGACCCTCGACAAGTACGAGGATCCTCGCGAGACCCTCGACTACTCGTACCAGAAGCAGCTCGAGCTGCTCCAGAACGTGCGCCGCGGTGTGGCCGACGTCGCCACGAGCCGCAAGCGGGTGGAGCTGCAGGCCTCCAAGCTGAACTCCGAGGTCGAGCGTCTCCAGTCGGCCGCGCAGCGGGCGCTCGAATCGAACCGGGAAGACCTGGCCCGTGAGGCCCTCACCCGCAAGGCCGGGCTGCAGACGCAGCTGGACGACCTCCAGACCCAGCATGCGCAGCTCCAGGGTGAAGAGGAGAAGCTCGTTCGAGCCAGTTCCCGACTCCAGGCGAAGGTCGACGCCTTCCGCACCCGCAAGGAGACGATCAAGGCCACGTACTCCGCTGCCGAGGCCCAGACCCGCATCAACGAGGCCTTCACCGGTATCTCGGAGGAGATGAGCGACGTCGGCCTTGCGATCCAGCGGGCCGAGGACAAGACGCTGCAGCTGCAGGCCCGCGCGTCCGCCGTCGACGAGCTTCTGGCTTCCGGCGCGCTCGAGGACCCCACCGGCACCGTCAAGGACGACATCACCCGCGAGCTCGACATGCTGGCGGCGGACTCCACCGTCGAGAGCGAACTGGCCGCCATGAAGGCGCAGCTCACCGGCGGACCCGCGGCCCGTCCGGAGATCGAGTCCGCACCCGCCGCCCAAGAGTCCGGCGACACGCAGGGGCGCCAGGCATGA
- the istB gene encoding IS21-like element helper ATPase IstB, with amino-acid sequence MNPTTMHPAPPLPEDLTGLLRRMRLPYLRAAAPEVLATAKAQRWDPAEVLRVLLTEEIRGRDEATKTMRRKAAGLPAGKTFDSWREHDSSIPAPTQSALAGLEWISRAENLAITGPSGTGKTHFVEALAHNVIDAGMRVSWFTLESLTAAITRAGADNSVNKVIARITRAELIVVDDIGMLPSGQAAAEAFYRLVDATYERRSLAVTSNLHPAGFDTIMPKTLATAAVDRLLHHAHVIVTEGTSLRLTEATAGRGAVPLH; translated from the coding sequence ATGAACCCCACCACCATGCACCCGGCGCCGCCGCTGCCAGAGGACCTCACGGGTCTGCTGCGAAGGATGCGGCTGCCCTACCTACGCGCCGCAGCCCCCGAGGTGTTGGCCACCGCGAAAGCCCAACGCTGGGACCCCGCCGAAGTGCTGCGGGTGCTCCTGACCGAGGAGATCCGTGGTCGGGACGAAGCCACCAAGACCATGCGGCGCAAAGCCGCCGGACTACCAGCCGGGAAAACGTTCGACTCCTGGCGGGAACACGATTCTTCCATCCCGGCCCCGACCCAGTCCGCCCTCGCCGGCCTGGAATGGATCAGCCGCGCCGAGAACCTCGCCATCACCGGGCCTTCCGGGACCGGGAAGACCCACTTCGTTGAGGCGCTGGCCCACAACGTCATCGACGCCGGCATGCGGGTGTCCTGGTTCACCCTGGAATCCCTCACCGCCGCCATCACCCGCGCTGGAGCCGACAACTCGGTCAACAAGGTGATCGCCCGCATCACCCGCGCCGAACTGATCGTGGTAGACGACATCGGCATGCTGCCCTCCGGGCAAGCAGCAGCCGAAGCGTTCTACCGCCTGGTCGATGCAACCTACGAACGACGGTCTCTGGCGGTCACCAGCAACCTCCACCCCGCCGGGTTCGACACCATCATGCCGAAAACCCTCGCCACCGCAGCCGTCGACAGGCTCCTCCACCACGCCCACGTCATCGTCACCGAAGGCACCTCTCTACGCCTAACTGAAGCCACCGCCGGACGCGGGGCGGTCCCCTTGCACTGA
- the ctaD gene encoding cytochrome c oxidase subunit I: MMKYLTTTDHKVIGNMYFFTAFAFFLFGGLLALGIRAELANPGMQFMNYETYNQFFTMHGTIMLLMFATPMFAGFANAILPLQLGAPDVAFPRMNGFSFWLYVLGSLIACAGFLSPNGAASFGWFAYAPLSNSIHSPGVGHDLWIVGLYMLGLSSILGAVNFVTTIITMRAPGMTMFRMPIFSWNILVTSMMVLLVFPVLGAGLLVLESDRVLGSHVFDPASGGPILWQHLFWFFGHPEVYVIALPFFGIITEVLSAFSRKPVFGYYGLVFATLSIGALSVSVWAHHMFATGAVNLPFFSFMTFMIAVPTGVKFFNWIGTMWRGSLVLNTSMTFAIGFLTTFLFGGLTGVILAAPALDWHVTDSYFVVAHFHYVLFGTVVFAMFAGFYYWWPKFTGRMLNEGWGKVHFWTTFVGFHTTFLIQHWAGTKGMQRRIADYGAWEGFTVFNQISTFGAFLLGVSMLPFLWNVWITRKAPKVTVNDPWGWGRSLEWATSCPPPRHNFDSLPRVRSISPALDAARPELVDVDHQADPGELLDHDVNELEGTHR, encoded by the coding sequence ATGATGAAGTACCTGACGACCACTGACCACAAGGTCATCGGCAACATGTACTTCTTCACTGCGTTCGCGTTCTTCCTGTTCGGTGGTCTGCTGGCGTTGGGCATCCGCGCTGAGCTCGCGAACCCGGGCATGCAGTTCATGAACTACGAGACGTACAACCAGTTCTTCACGATGCACGGCACGATCATGCTGCTGATGTTCGCGACACCGATGTTCGCGGGCTTCGCCAACGCCATCCTGCCGCTGCAGCTCGGCGCGCCCGACGTCGCCTTCCCGCGCATGAACGGCTTCTCGTTCTGGCTGTACGTCCTCGGTTCCCTCATCGCCTGCGCGGGCTTCCTCAGCCCGAACGGCGCCGCAAGCTTCGGCTGGTTCGCATACGCGCCGCTGAGCAACTCGATCCACTCGCCGGGGGTGGGGCACGATCTGTGGATCGTGGGCCTCTACATGCTCGGCCTGTCGTCGATCCTCGGCGCGGTCAACTTCGTCACGACCATCATCACGATGCGTGCGCCCGGTATGACCATGTTCCGCATGCCGATCTTCTCGTGGAACATCCTCGTCACCTCGATGATGGTCCTCCTGGTGTTCCCGGTCCTCGGCGCCGGTCTGCTGGTGTTGGAGTCCGACCGCGTGCTCGGCAGCCACGTCTTCGATCCCGCGTCCGGCGGGCCGATCCTCTGGCAGCACCTCTTCTGGTTCTTCGGGCACCCCGAGGTCTACGTGATCGCCCTGCCGTTCTTCGGCATCATCACCGAGGTCCTGAGCGCCTTCAGCCGCAAGCCCGTCTTCGGCTATTACGGCCTGGTCTTCGCGACGCTGTCCATCGGCGCGCTGTCGGTGTCGGTGTGGGCGCACCACATGTTCGCCACCGGCGCGGTCAACCTGCCGTTCTTCTCGTTCATGACCTTCATGATTGCGGTGCCCACTGGGGTGAAGTTCTTCAACTGGATCGGCACGATGTGGCGAGGGTCGCTGGTGCTCAACACCTCCATGACCTTCGCGATCGGCTTCCTCACCACGTTCCTCTTCGGTGGACTCACCGGCGTCATCCTCGCAGCACCCGCTCTCGACTGGCACGTCACCGACTCGTACTTCGTCGTCGCCCACTTCCACTACGTGCTGTTCGGCACGGTGGTGTTTGCGATGTTCGCCGGCTTCTACTACTGGTGGCCGAAGTTCACCGGACGCATGCTCAACGAGGGCTGGGGCAAGGTCCACTTCTGGACCACGTTCGTCGGCTTCCACACCACGTTCCTCATCCAGCACTGGGCCGGCACGAAGGGCATGCAGCGCCGCATAGCGGACTACGGCGCCTGGGAGGGCTTCACGGTCTTCAACCAGATCTCGACGTTCGGCGCGTTCCTTCTCGGCGTCTCCATGCTCCCCTTCCTGTGGAACGTGTGGATCACCCGTAAGGCACCCAAGGTCACGGTCAACGATCCGTGGGGCTGGGGCCGCTCGCTGGAGTGGGCGACGTCCTGCCCGCCCCCGCGGCACAACTTCGACTCGCTGCCGCGCGTCCGCTCGATCAGCCCGGCGCTCGACGCCGCTCGACCGGAACTCGTCGACGTCGACCATCAGGCCGACCCGGGTGAGCTCCTCGACCACGATGTCAACGAACTGGAAGGCACCCACCGATGA
- a CDS encoding glycerate kinase, translated as MRVVITADAVAGLSPAAASALIARAFSDRGAQVAVVPLGVSGEPLREALEALAPRTDVVRPDDAAALRQVLQSDRSPLVDLTGTAAPELQGLAAALGTDPGVALEDARERWSDRDLVALVPEEEVALPLVGLNGLAATQGRRAGDDLSTVLARDAEAERWASSLGLDPTLPGAGAAGGLGLIVQALGGRMTDPLTYLADVAGLADTMGAADLVVTAAESLDFHAVGGPIVKRAVAMAGAALRPAIAIVGRNFVSARELRLAGFEEAYPLGAAGEEPTPERLSEVAMRVATTWSW; from the coding sequence TTGAGAGTAGTCATCACAGCCGACGCCGTCGCTGGGCTCAGCCCCGCGGCGGCGTCCGCGTTGATCGCCCGTGCCTTCTCCGATCGCGGCGCTCAGGTGGCCGTCGTCCCGCTGGGGGTGAGTGGGGAGCCGCTGCGTGAGGCGCTCGAAGCCCTGGCACCCCGCACCGACGTCGTGCGCCCCGACGATGCGGCCGCACTGCGGCAGGTGCTCCAGAGCGACCGATCTCCGCTAGTCGACCTCACCGGCACCGCGGCCCCCGAGCTTCAGGGGCTCGCGGCGGCGCTGGGGACCGACCCCGGCGTCGCTCTGGAAGACGCGCGCGAGCGCTGGTCCGACCGCGACCTCGTGGCGCTGGTGCCGGAGGAGGAGGTGGCGCTGCCGTTGGTCGGCCTCAACGGGCTGGCGGCGACGCAGGGGAGGCGTGCCGGCGACGACCTTTCGACCGTCCTTGCCCGCGACGCTGAGGCCGAGCGTTGGGCGTCGTCGCTGGGTCTCGATCCCACGCTCCCCGGGGCTGGCGCGGCGGGCGGGCTCGGGCTGATCGTGCAGGCGCTCGGTGGACGGATGACCGATCCGTTGACCTACCTCGCGGACGTGGCCGGCCTCGCGGACACCATGGGCGCCGCCGACCTTGTCGTCACGGCCGCGGAGTCGCTCGACTTCCACGCCGTCGGAGGGCCGATCGTCAAGCGCGCGGTGGCGATGGCCGGAGCGGCGCTGCGCCCCGCGATCGCGATCGTCGGCCGCAACTTCGTCTCCGCACGGGAGTTGAGGCTGGCGGGATTCGAGGAGGCCTATCCTCTGGGTGCTGCGGGGGAGGAGCCCACCCCCGAGAGGCTGTCGGAGGTGGCGATGCGAGTGGCCACCACGTGGTCGTGGTGA
- the pspAA gene encoding PspA-associated protein PspAA translates to MIVRIMGQGQWVLEPEHLLELNELDRALEERVEAGDQEGMIAALERLGEGVRRLGVEVPEDVLAESDLVLPDVDVSVEEVRALLQSTSEYYGLIPDADDELYEGDPESTDL, encoded by the coding sequence ATGATCGTGCGCATCATGGGCCAGGGCCAGTGGGTCCTGGAGCCCGAGCACCTGCTCGAACTGAACGAACTCGACCGTGCTCTAGAGGAGCGCGTCGAGGCCGGCGACCAGGAAGGGATGATCGCCGCTCTCGAGAGGCTGGGTGAGGGTGTGCGCCGCCTCGGCGTCGAAGTGCCGGAGGACGTGCTGGCCGAATCCGACCTGGTGCTTCCCGACGTCGACGTCTCGGTCGAGGAGGTCCGGGCCCTGCTGCAGTCGACAAGCGAGTACTACGGGCTGATCCCCGACGCTGACGACGAACTGTACGAGGGCGACCCGGAGTCGACCGACCTTTGA
- a CDS encoding cytochrome c oxidase subunit 4: MKSERWIFGFLGIYFGVVAPVYWLMSGEIAGTLALAFSGLLGALIAGYLHIQARNFDPRPEDRKDGEVYEAAGELGFFAPKSIWPFWAAVVVAVIFLGPALQQAWITLLGLGMGIWATSGWVLEFYRGDYKH, encoded by the coding sequence ATGAAGTCGGAACGCTGGATCTTTGGATTCCTCGGGATCTACTTCGGGGTCGTGGCGCCCGTCTACTGGCTGATGTCCGGTGAGATCGCCGGCACGCTCGCCCTAGCCTTCTCGGGGCTGCTGGGCGCGCTGATCGCCGGTTATCTGCACATCCAGGCGCGGAACTTCGATCCTCGGCCCGAGGACCGGAAGGACGGCGAGGTCTACGAGGCCGCGGGCGAGCTGGGCTTCTTCGCGCCGAAGAGCATCTGGCCCTTCTGGGCGGCGGTGGTCGTCGCGGTCATCTTCCTCGGCCCCGCGCTGCAGCAGGCGTGGATCACGCTGCTCGGCCTGGGAATGGGGATTTGGGCCACGTCCGGTTGGGTCCTCGAGTTCTACCGGGGCGACTACAAGCACTGA
- a CDS encoding DUF3043 domain-containing protein, protein MALFRPYERNESAKTDRIQSLTPKGEKAAAKAAAKTAPTAPAAAPEAENPGTRAGIRKKQGATPSRKAAEAARMERLHPTLSPKEQRRADARARSAARMDSWSRIEQSPERQLLRDYVDTRWTVAEFMLPLMILLMALSMISIQAAPQISYYVTLALWPLMIMAIINVAIMWRGFKKLLAERHPGASTKGLLMYMMNRSIMLRRFRQPGPRIKRGDPI, encoded by the coding sequence GTGGCACTCTTCCGCCCGTACGAGCGCAATGAGAGCGCAAAGACCGACCGCATCCAGTCGTTGACGCCGAAGGGCGAGAAGGCCGCCGCGAAGGCCGCCGCCAAGACGGCACCTACGGCCCCCGCAGCGGCGCCCGAGGCAGAGAATCCGGGCACCCGCGCGGGTATCCGGAAGAAGCAGGGTGCCACCCCGTCGCGCAAGGCCGCGGAGGCAGCGCGCATGGAGCGCCTGCACCCGACGCTGTCGCCCAAGGAGCAGCGCCGAGCCGACGCCCGGGCCAGGTCCGCCGCACGGATGGACTCCTGGTCGCGGATCGAGCAGTCCCCCGAGCGCCAACTCCTACGCGACTACGTCGACACCCGGTGGACGGTCGCCGAGTTCATGCTCCCGCTCATGATTCTGCTCATGGCCCTGTCGATGATCTCGATCCAGGCAGCGCCGCAGATCTCCTACTACGTGACGCTGGCGCTCTGGCCGCTCATGATCATGGCGATCATCAACGTGGCGATCATGTGGCGCGGCTTCAAGAAACTCCTCGCGGAGCGTCACCCCGGCGCCTCGACGAAGGGGCTGCTCATGTACATGATGAACCGGTCCATCATGCTGCGCAGGTTCCGCCAGCCGGGGCCGAGGATCAAGCGCGGGGACCCGATCTGA
- the coxB gene encoding cytochrome c oxidase subunit II, with protein sequence MFFGLPEAASEQAENVGDLWLGAWVASLVIGGLVWGLIGWAVVRYRNRNGDDAPPRQTTYHLPLELLYTLVPFLIIGVLFFYTVKTQDSVRNFEGEPDVEIGVIGQKWSWTFNYMEEGNPDVGTNAYTVGTLETIPELYLPVDKTIRFKLESADVIHSFWVPVFRDKLDVIPGHTNYLTVTPNKVGTYDGKCAELCGEFHSLMLFKVHVVSEEDYEAHVRGLAEGGNAGERQLQEALQAVLPTAAPEENQ encoded by the coding sequence GTGTTCTTCGGTCTTCCCGAGGCGGCCTCCGAGCAGGCGGAGAACGTCGGCGACCTGTGGCTGGGCGCCTGGGTGGCCTCCCTGGTCATCGGCGGCTTGGTGTGGGGGCTCATCGGCTGGGCCGTCGTGCGGTACCGCAACCGGAATGGCGACGACGCCCCTCCGCGGCAGACCACGTACCACCTCCCGCTGGAACTGCTCTACACCCTCGTGCCGTTCCTCATCATCGGCGTGCTGTTCTTCTACACCGTCAAGACCCAGGACAGCGTCCGGAACTTCGAAGGCGAGCCCGACGTCGAGATCGGCGTCATCGGCCAGAAGTGGTCCTGGACCTTCAACTACATGGAGGAGGGCAACCCCGACGTCGGCACCAACGCCTACACCGTCGGCACCCTCGAGACCATCCCCGAGCTGTACCTGCCTGTCGACAAGACGATCCGCTTCAAGCTGGAGTCCGCCGACGTCATCCACTCGTTCTGGGTGCCGGTGTTCCGCGACAAGCTGGACGTCATCCCCGGTCACACCAACTACCTGACGGTGACCCCCAACAAGGTGGGCACCTACGACGGCAAGTGCGCCGAGCTCTGCGGCGAGTTCCACTCGCTCATGCTCTTCAAGGTGCACGTCGTCTCCGAAGAGGATTACGAGGCGCACGTCAGGGGGCTTGCCGAGGGCGGCAACGCCGGCGAGCGTCAACTGCAGGAGGCCTTGCAGGCCGTCCTGCCCACTGCCGCACCCGAGGAGAACCAGTGA